The following are from one region of the Blastocatellia bacterium genome:
- a CDS encoding DEAD/DEAH box helicase family protein, translating to MGYIPEAIRRQVLFFDAKQCQTCGRPIDGKVLMRHLDHLLPAASGGEAVVFNLRQLCHECNLAKSTHLVEPAQRLLVLQQRRLAELTDYFQNAPARIVGNERLRDPQAEAYLAIRDYFSQQPSAPAIVEIPTGCGKTGIICIAPFGVARGRVLIIVPNLTIKSMVEKALSTTNNFYLKCGVFTDINHLPTFVVLERGQANCEDCLRADMIIANVQQMQGWLPLFDSDFFDMVIVDEAHHVPAESWRKVNDAFPDAMKLYLTATPFRSDNKPIVAERIYEYRLAQAISKGYVKNVMKVDAVASRMTFTIEGESREFSYEEIMEMREETWFSRGVALSELCNETIIDQSIGILLEKRKSGLPHQIVAAACSISHAIQIVTLYESRGIRSVYVASEGMSLQERERRLADFEGGRYDCIVQVGILGEGYDNPNVSIAAIFRPYRSLSPYVQFVGRTLRHMEGGTADDNLAHVVSHVGLNLDRLWEYFKNEIREAAILNYIDEEDRQTDSRSLAKKRRQGQAVEVTNQVIERFVVDTFVPVAGINTAYIEEAVGQIDIILGKLREQGVQVPDQMIREQIVELNRPVGARPYASAVKRPDLERKQYRLWLNKEIIRAAGSIMAELRIPTDASLVARLGDGDERNNYEVIISSLHRAINEAMGKDRSNSRRNSWTLDELKLARQSVTRVRQGVLCALKDRLMDESDKPHQGS from the coding sequence ATGGGCTATATCCCCGAAGCAATCCGCCGGCAAGTGCTCTTCTTCGACGCCAAACAATGCCAGACCTGCGGTCGGCCCATTGATGGGAAAGTGTTGATGCGGCATCTGGACCATCTGCTGCCTGCCGCATCAGGGGGGGAAGCGGTGGTCTTCAACCTCCGGCAGCTCTGCCATGAGTGTAACCTGGCGAAGAGTACCCATCTCGTTGAGCCAGCCCAGCGATTGCTGGTACTTCAGCAGCGACGACTGGCCGAACTCACAGACTATTTTCAAAATGCTCCTGCCAGAATCGTCGGCAATGAGCGATTGCGCGACCCGCAGGCCGAAGCCTATCTCGCCATCCGTGACTACTTCAGCCAGCAGCCTTCCGCCCCTGCAATTGTCGAAATCCCCACCGGGTGCGGTAAGACCGGCATCATTTGTATCGCCCCATTCGGGGTCGCCAGAGGTCGCGTGCTCATTATCGTGCCGAACCTAACCATTAAAAGCATGGTCGAGAAGGCGCTTTCAACCACGAACAATTTCTACTTGAAATGCGGCGTGTTTACCGACATCAACCACTTGCCCACTTTCGTCGTGCTGGAACGTGGTCAGGCAAACTGCGAGGACTGTCTGCGTGCAGACATGATTATTGCCAACGTCCAGCAGATGCAAGGCTGGCTGCCGCTGTTCGACAGCGACTTTTTCGACATGGTCATCGTTGATGAAGCGCATCATGTTCCTGCCGAATCGTGGCGGAAAGTCAACGACGCTTTCCCAGACGCCATGAAGCTCTACCTGACGGCTACTCCATTCCGAAGCGACAATAAGCCAATCGTCGCGGAGCGGATTTATGAGTACCGCCTCGCCCAGGCCATCAGCAAAGGCTACGTCAAGAATGTGATGAAGGTGGACGCGGTCGCGTCCAGAATGACCTTCACCATCGAAGGCGAGAGCCGCGAGTTCAGCTATGAGGAGATCATGGAGATGCGCGAGGAGACCTGGTTCTCCAGGGGCGTGGCGCTCTCGGAACTCTGCAATGAAACGATTATTGATCAAAGCATCGGCATCCTGCTAGAGAAACGCAAGAGTGGCTTGCCTCATCAGATCGTCGCGGCTGCCTGCTCTATCAGCCATGCCATTCAAATCGTCACGCTGTATGAGAGCCGAGGCATTCGCAGCGTCTACGTCGCCAGCGAAGGGATGTCACTACAGGAGCGTGAGCGCCGCCTGGCGGATTTTGAAGGCGGGCGGTATGACTGCATTGTTCAAGTGGGGATACTGGGAGAAGGCTACGACAACCCGAATGTCTCGATAGCGGCGATCTTCCGGCCTTACCGCTCCCTATCACCTTACGTGCAATTCGTCGGAAGGACGCTGAGACACATGGAGGGCGGAACAGCGGACGACAACCTCGCCCATGTCGTATCGCACGTCGGGTTGAACTTGGACCGGCTATGGGAATACTTCAAGAACGAAATCCGGGAAGCGGCAATCCTCAACTATATCGACGAGGAAGATCGTCAGACGGACAGCCGCTCGTTGGCGAAGAAGAGGCGGCAAGGGCAAGCCGTTGAGGTCACCAATCAGGTGATCGAGCGGTTCGTGGTGGACACCTTCGTGCCAGTGGCGGGCATCAACACGGCCTACATAGAGGAGGCCGTTGGACAGATCGACATCATTCTGGGCAAGCTCAGAGAACAAGGGGTTCAGGTCCCTGACCAGATGATACGAGAACAGATCGTAGAATTAAATCGCCCCGTGGGTGCCCGGCCATACGCCTCCGCGGTGAAGCGGCCTGACCTGGAACGCAAGCAGTACCGGTTATGGCTCAACAAAGAGATCATCCGCGCGGCGGGTTCGATTATGGCAGAACTGAGAATCCCGACCGACGCCAGCTTGGTCGCACGATTAGGCGATGGGGACGAGCGAAATAACTACGAGGTGATCATCAGCAGCCTGCATCGGGCTATCAATGAGGCAATGGGAAAAGATCGGAGCAACTCCAGGCGGAATAGCTGGACGCTCGATGAGCTGAAGCTGGCTCGCCAGTCTGTCACCAGAGTGCGGCAAGGGGTCTTATGCGCATTGAAGGACCGACTAATGGATGAATCAGACAAGCCCCATCAAGGATCTTAG
- a CDS encoding helix-turn-helix transcriptional regulator, whose amino-acid sequence MEKSVAHLTRGRTLMGRASRAKPARLADKLLRIRTALGLSQNEMISRLGLTEELLREEVSAFERGIREPPLPVLLKYARAADVYVDVLIDDELELPEKLLSGPKDQAVARASAARKQKRNLRS is encoded by the coding sequence GTGGAGAAGAGCGTCGCTCATCTCACCAGGGGGAGAACACTGATGGGAAGGGCATCGCGGGCAAAGCCGGCGCGTCTGGCTGATAAACTCCTGCGAATACGGACGGCGCTCGGACTCTCGCAGAATGAGATGATCAGCCGCTTGGGGCTGACAGAAGAACTCCTGCGAGAGGAAGTCTCTGCCTTCGAGCGGGGGATACGTGAGCCGCCCTTACCAGTCTTGCTGAAATACGCGCGGGCGGCAGACGTTTACGTGGATGTGTTAATTGACGACGAGTTGGAGCTGCCCGAGAAACTACTGAGTGGGCCCAAGGACCAAGCTGTCGCTCGTGCATCTGCGGCGAGAAAACAGAAGAGGAATCTGCGATCGTAA